From Magnolia sinica isolate HGM2019 chromosome 13, MsV1, whole genome shotgun sequence, one genomic window encodes:
- the LOC131223125 gene encoding cucumber peeling cupredoxin-like, with protein sequence MASSSSSSSFMGLIIVVVAAALLQCTAAATYTVGDTTGWTIPSGGAQFYPNWAGGKTFVVGDILSFNFSPQGHDVATVTKAQYDACTAPSEGNIIRTSPANITLSTAGNHYYICTFSGHCSAGQKLTINVVSSSTATPTTPTTPPTVSAGGPSPPPTSGDSTPPNAAPSLAAGFRTAGVVAAVFTAFFL encoded by the exons atggcttcttcttcttcttcttcttctttcatgggATTGATTATAGTTGTAGTAGCAGCAGCTTTGCTTCAGTGCACTGCGGCGGCGACCTACACGGTCGGTGACACCACCGGATGGACGATCCCCTCAGGAGGTGCTCAATTCTACCCCAATTGGGCTGGCGGCAAGACGTTCGTCGTTGGCGACATTCTTT CCTTCAATTTCAGCCCTCAAGGTCACGATGTTGCCACGGTGACCAAGGCACAGTACGATGCCTGCACTGCACCCTCCGAGGGTAATATCATAAGGACGAGCCCAGCAAACATCACTCTCAGCACTGCCGGCAATCACTACTATATCTGCACATTCTCTGGACACTGTTCCGCCGGACAGAAGCTAACCATCAACGTTGTCTCCTCGAGCACTGCCACCCCAACAACCCCAACAACACCTCCCACCGTCTCAGCCGGTGGACcttcaccaccacccacatcaGGCGACTCCACGCCCCCCAACGCTGCCCCATCTCTTGCTGCGGGCTTTCGCACTGCTGGTGTTGTTGCCGCCGTCTTCACCGCCTTCTTCCTTTAG
- the LOC131224144 gene encoding protein DETOXIFICATION 42-like, whose amino-acid sequence MVGSAEVLGACRRSCKGSSLFLHYQWVRFLEDGSVNYIVGPVELAAVGVSIAVFNQVSRVAIFPLVSVTTSFVAEKDAACKMMSTEERGNENLEEALPLSSEMKSLPSHLDSGKDEYHPFIAFENQNMAESRYERRYIPSVSSALVIGGVLGVLQAVLLIFAAKPVLNFMDVQSDFNQLCLNLGLQTSTSAF is encoded by the exons ATGGTGGGATCTGCAGAGGTTCTTGGTGCCTGTAGGAGGAGCTGCAAGGG TTCTTCCTTATTTTTGCACTACCAATGGGTACGCTTTTTGGAAGATGGGTCTGTGAATTACATAGTTG gtCCAGTAGAGCTTGCTGCCGTAGGAGTTTCCATTGCTGTATTTAATCAAGTATCAAGGGTTGCTATCTTCCCACTTGTTAGTGTTACAACATCATTTGTTGCAGAGAAAGATGCTGCCTGTAAGATGATGAGCACTGAAGAACGAGGAAATGAAAATCTGGAAGAGGCTTTACCTTTAAGCAGTGAAATGAAAAGCTTGCCTTCACATCTTG ATTCTGGCAAGGATGAGTACCACCCATTCATTGCTTTTGAAAATCAAAATATGG cagaAAGCAGGTATGAGAGAAGGTATATACCGTCGGTGTCTTCAGCACTGGTTATCGGTGGAGTGCTTGGCGTTCTACAAGCTGTTCTCCTCATTTTTGCTGCAAAGCCTGTCTTAAACTTCATGGACGTACAGTCA gattttaatcaattgtgcctaaatttaggcctacaaactagcacttcagccttttga
- the LOC131223124 gene encoding umecyanin-like: MASSSSSFMGLIVVVVVAALLQCTAAATYTVGDTTGWTIPSGGAQFYPNWAGGKTFVVGDILSFNFSPQNHDVATVTKAQYDACTAPSEGNIIRTSPANITLSTAGNHYYICTFSGHCAAGQKLTVNVVSSGTGTPTTPTTPTTPPTVPAGGPSPPPTSGDSTPPNAATSLAAGFGTAGVVAAVFSAFFL, encoded by the exons atggcttcttcttcttcttctttcatgggATTGATTGTAGTTGTCGTTGTAGCAGCTTTGCTTCAGTGCACTGCTGCGGCGACCTACACGGTCGGTGACACCACCGGATGGACGATCCCCTCAGGAGGTGCTCAATTCTACCCCAATTGGGCCGGCGGCAAGACGTTCGTCGTTGGCGACATTCTCT CCTTCAATTTCAGCCCTCAAAACCACGATGTTGCCACGGTGACCAAGGCACAGTACGATGCCTGCACTGCACCCTCCGAGGGTAATATCATAAGAACAAGCCCAGCAAACATCACTCTCAGCACTGCCGGCAATCACTACTACATCTGCACATTCTCTGGGCACTGTGCGGCCGGACAGAAGCTAACCGTCAACGTCGTCTCCTCTGGCACTGGCACCCCAACAACCCCAACAACCCCAACAACACCGCCCACCGTCCCAGCCGGCGGCCcttcaccaccacccacatcaGGGGACTCCACGCCCCCCAACGCTGCTACGTCTCTTGCCGCCGGCTTTGGCACTGCAGGCGTCGTTGCCGCCGTCTTCTCCGCCTTCTTCCTTTAG